In the genome of Planctomyces sp. SH-PL62, the window TTCGGCCAGAAGCCGGACCAGAGGTCGTAGGTGCGGCGGCCGAGGAGGAGGTCGAAGCCCGTGCCATACGACTTGGTGACGAGGGCCGCCCCGGCCGGGGATCGATAGGGCGCCGTCCAGCCGCCATGCGCGTGGTCGCTGTCCTCGCCCTGGCTGCTCGGGGAGATCACGCCGTCCAGCGAGACATGCGCGAAAATCCTGACCTTCCTCATGTCGAGTCTCCGTGTGGCGTGGGGGGTCGCTAACTCGGGTGGTTGGCGATTCAGCCGAGCTGCTCGGCAAGCCCGACGATGATGCCCTCGGGCCCGCGAATGTAGGCCAGCTTGTACGAATCCCCGTACTTCATCTCGCCGATGAGCTCGGCCCCGAGGGAGACCATGCGAGCGACGACGGAGTCGATGTCCTCGACGGCGAACATGACGCGACGGTAGCCCAACGCGTTCACCGGCGCGGCCGTGGGGCCGAACCTGACCGCGTCGGGCGTGTGGAACTTGTCCAGTTCGATGCCCTGTCCGTCGGGGGTCCGCAGCATGGCGATGGTGGAGCGGACATCCTCCAGCCCGACCAACGCCCCGACCGAAGGCCCCTCGACCGTCGTCTCGCCCTCGAGCGTGAGGCCCAGTGCGATGAAGAACGCCTTGGTGGCTTCGAGATCGTCGACAACGATGAGGACGTTGTCCATCCGTTTGACTGACATGGTTTCCCGCCTCTGGGGCCCGTTCAGCCCTTCTTCACGATCCGGTAATGCACGGCCGCTTCGGAGGCCTCGAAGCCCGCGACCTCGTAGCCCTCCACCCCGCCCAGGAGCCGCTCGCCTTCCCCCACGAAGACCGGCGCCATGACGAGGTGCAGCTCGTCGATGAGCCGGGCTTTCCAGAAGGCGCGGACCGTGGCGGTGCCGCCGTTGACCTTGACGTCCTGATCCCCAGCCGCGGCTTGGGCCTGCTCCAGGACCCGTTCCGGCGAGCCGTCGACGAAGTGGAAGGAGGTGCCGTTCCCGAACTCGAGCGTGGGCCGGGGGTGGTGCGTCAGCACGAAGACCGGGTGCTTGAAGGGAGGGTTGTCGCCCCACCAGCCCTTCCAATCCTCGTTTTCCCAGGGGCCGCGGAGGGGGCTGAACATGTTGCGGCCCATGATGGAGGCGCCCACGCCCTCGAAAGCCCTGGCCGCGTAGCTGTCGTCCAGGCCCGTGCTGCCTCCCTCGCCGCCGATCATGGACTTGAAGGTCCGGGTGGACTTGAACCAGTCCATGATCTGGGAGGCGTTCTTGCCGAAGGGTTCGGACTGGGTTTGGTGGAGGCCGGCTCCGAAACCGTCTATGGAGCAGGCGAAGTTGCGAACCACGACTTTGGGCATTAGGTGATCCTCGAGACGTTGGGGCCGCGAATAGGGTCGTCCGTGCGTTACTCGTCGCCCGAAGGGCCGTACATCCCCGGCACCGGGATGTCGTTCAGCCGGAGGTAGACGCAGAGGATCGCGCGGTGGTGGATCATGTGGTTGATGATGATCTGCCGGAGCACGGCCGACCGGGTCAGCGTGAAGACCGGCTTGCCCGCATACAGGAGCGTCCACGGCTGGGCCATGTGCTCCTCGTCGGCCCGGGTGATCCCTTCCCTTGCGGCCGCGATATTCCGGTCGAACGTCTCGAGGATCTCTTGCCGGTTGGTGGCCTGGGGAGGGATGTAAGCCTCGCCGCCGGGCGGGGCGATATCCAGCTCCGGCGTCGCCAGCGCGTGCACGAGCCAGTCGGGGATGTTCGCCAGATGGTTGGCGTTCCAGCCGATCGTGTGCGACTTCGGGTGGGCCTGCCATTCGAGTTTGTCGTCGGGGACGCGTTCGAGCACCTTGCGGGTGTTCGCCATCTCCTGATCGAACTCAGGCAGCACAGAGTCGGAGTAGGACATGGGCTATTCCTTTCCGGGAGTTGATTTGGGCCGCTGAATCGAAACAGGTTATCGGCCGGAAGTGAATCCGCGTACCGGGTCTCCCTGTCAAAGGACCCTGGAAGGCAGCCTCAGCCCCGGCGCGCGGCCTCGATCGCGGCGATGTCGATCTTCCCCATCGTCATCAT includes:
- a CDS encoding VOC family protein; amino-acid sequence: MSVKRMDNVLIVVDDLEATKAFFIALGLTLEGETTVEGPSVGALVGLEDVRSTIAMLRTPDGQGIELDKFHTPDAVRFGPTAAPVNALGYRRVMFAVEDIDSVVARMVSLGAELIGEMKYGDSYKLAYIRGPEGIIVGLAEQLG
- a CDS encoding dihydrofolate reductase family protein; the encoded protein is MPKVVVRNFACSIDGFGAGLHQTQSEPFGKNASQIMDWFKSTRTFKSMIGGEGGSTGLDDSYAARAFEGVGASIMGRNMFSPLRGPWENEDWKGWWGDNPPFKHPVFVLTHHPRPTLEFGNGTSFHFVDGSPERVLEQAQAAAGDQDVKVNGGTATVRAFWKARLIDELHLVMAPVFVGEGERLLGGVEGYEVAGFEASEAAVHYRIVKKG
- a CDS encoding DinB family protein translates to MSYSDSVLPEFDQEMANTRKVLERVPDDKLEWQAHPKSHTIGWNANHLANIPDWLVHALATPELDIAPPGGEAYIPPQATNRQEILETFDRNIAAAREGITRADEEHMAQPWTLLYAGKPVFTLTRSAVLRQIIINHMIHHRAILCVYLRLNDIPVPGMYGPSGDE